A region from the Engraulis encrasicolus isolate BLACKSEA-1 chromosome 18, IST_EnEncr_1.0, whole genome shotgun sequence genome encodes:
- the LOC134468414 gene encoding snake venom vascular endothelial growth factor toxin VR-1'-like, whose amino-acid sequence MRRLLGISQMLATLLLNISPVQASTSPSPSRTLPTGAPVLFHEVWERSLCRSLEVMVPVEQEYPSVVEFFFSPACVLLRRCSGCCSDENLECHPTVTHNVTMQLLRITPSEKTRSYVDLSFTEHDVCECRPRRNYLKNRSGDRHGGRARRRKGRKRSRDCSKCVHPRSV is encoded by the exons ATGAGGAGACTCCTCGGCATCTCTCAGATGCTCGCGACGCTGCTGCTCAACATCTCACCTGTCCAG gcctccacctccccctcccccagtagAACACTGCCCACAG GTGCACCAGTGCTGTTTCACGAGGTGTGGGAGCGGTCGCTGTGCAGGTCTCTGGAG gtcaTGGTACCAGTGGAGCAGGAGTACCCCAGTGTAGTGGAGTTCTTCTTCAGTCCGGCGTGCGTGCTGCTGAGACGCTGCTCTGGTTGCTGTAGCGACGAGAACCTCGAGTGCCACCCCACCGTCACACACAACGTCACCATGCAG CTCCTCAGAATAACACCGTCAGAGAAGACCAGGAGCTACGTGGACCTCAGCTTCACCGAACACGACGTCTGTGAATGCAG GCCACGGAGGAATTATTTGAAAAACAGAAG TGGAGACAGGCATGGTGGTCGTGCCAGGAGGAGGAAGggcaggaagaggagcagagactGCAGCAA GTGTGTCCATCCGCGCAGCGTCTAA
- the LOC134468983 gene encoding CLOCK-interacting pacemaker-like: MSSKRKEDAAVARAAAKNRTKRSEQTRPDAERDSGFSDASSEHLSVLDQVEADDSSSRSGDGASRTSSSQLAVVGGFSPNLSPMIIMNNVLLKQPGDAAPAALKPWGFSPGGVEVVQPPQVPQVVFLQPVVSARSTTPHARSASEPSSKRKRHRKYLPILKAYPKIAPHPGDSSPHTSSSSSSCSSSSFSSSSSSSSSSCSSVSVASSMKSSCSLTSVHQGRYSRDMLGGSGGGSISGSSTPCSSMPSSPLPHAFTERSPTSLFSRSLSLPATTAGQKSTDSRTQESSTADSLSTTNNSSSSSNSSSSSSPVQDSSSNSSTGNHSNRSLALATLTDTISVSGGGNCRDNSIALAESDALATGDDDDDDEAGSNKRKRFCNTYNILSKSGLLDITLRTKELIRQNRRTQGDLEKLRSHTALFMEVLRSGDSAGLLRLQTCMEEDQGGDKRMA, translated from the exons ATGAGTAGCAAGCGTAAGGAGGATGCCGCCGTGGCGCGGGCAGCAGCTAAGAACCGCACCAAGAGGAGCGAGCAGACCAGACCTGACGCAGAGAGGGACTCGGGATTCTCAG ATGCCAGCTCGGAGCACCTGAGCGTGCTGGACCAGGTTGAGGCCGATGACTCCTCCTCTCGTTCTGGGGACGGGGCGTCCCGGACATCATCGTCACAGCTGGCCGTCGTCGGGGGATTCTCTCCCAACCTGTCGCCCATGATCATCATGAACAACGTCCTGCTCAAACAG CCGGGAGACGCGGCCCCCGCTGCCCTGAAGCCGTGGGGTTTCAGCCCCGGTGGTGTGGAGGTGGTGCAGCCGCCTCAGGTGCCCCAGGTGGTCTTCCTGCAGCCCGTGGTCTCCGCGCGCTCCACAACCCCCCACGCCCGCTCCGCCTCAGAGCCCTCCTCCAAACGCAAACGCCACCGCAAATACCTCCCCATCCTCAAAGCCTACCCCAAGATCGCCCCCCACCCTGGAGACAGCAGCCCCCacacctcctcgtcctcttcctcctgctcctcctcatccttctcttcttcctcttcttcgtcctcctcttcctgctcctccgtTTCTGTCGCCTCTTCCATGAAGAGCAGCTGCAGTTTGACCTCTGTCCACCAGGGGCGCTACAGCAGGGACATGctaggtggtagtggtggtggcagcatctcTGGCTCCTCCACGCCCTGCTCCTCGATGCCCTCCTCGCCCCTCCCCCATGCCTTTACGGAGCGCTCCCCCACATCCCTCTTCTCCCGCTCCCTCTCGCTGCCCGCCACCACGGCCGGCCAGAAGTCTACAGATTCTCGGACCCAGGAGAGCTCCACGGCAGACTCGCTCAGCAccaccaacaacagcagcagcagcagcaacagcagtagcagcagtagccccGTCCAGGacagtagcagcaacagcagcaccgGTAACCACAGCAACAGAAGCCTCGCGCTCGCCACGCTCACAGACACCATCTCGGTCTCCGGCGGCGGCAACTGCAGGGATAACAGCATAGCGTTGGCGGAGAGCGACGCGTTGGCGACGggagacgacgacgacgacgacgaggcGGGCAGCAACAAGCGGAAGCGCTTCTGCAACACCTACAACATCCTGAGCAAGTCGGGCCTGCTGGACATCACGCTGCGCACCAAGGAGCTGATCCGGCAGAACCGCCGCACACAGGGCGACCTGGAGAAGCTGCGCAGCCACACGGCGCTCTTCATGGAGGTTCTGCGGAGCGGGGACAGCGCCGGCCTGCTCCGGCTGCAGACGTGCATGGAGGAGGACCAGGGAGGGGACAAGAGGATGGCATGA